ttattttcaaaccattccattaataatttttttttaaaataatgttgtaaaatgttaataaaaaatatatataatatctgaCATATCTTATttgatattaattaaatatatttataaaaatttattaatttagtcttttttaattataaaaattttattttaatataatctaGTGACTAAATCGATAGATTTCATAAATATATTTAGTCAGCGTCCAATTAGAAATTTGGattctctaaattttgaattttcactttagAGGGTAACGTGAAATCTCTCACCCTTAaataatttctctttcaaaatttttttgtctcacctataaaataaatgatgagaaatataatttactctctaaactgaaattcaaattttagagaatCCAAATCCTCCAATTAAACATGTTAAGCATCATGTATGCTATTAATTAACATTTCACATCATCAATTACTcacaaaaattataaatgtaataattaaaggacaaatataattaattcataattttttaaaagatcaatttaattaataaaatcttttagaagtaaatttaaaaaacatcttatttttcaaagattaatttaattatcaacatcaaaataattttctagAATTTAAGAGCACtagttatattttaaaattgataaaaatatatgatgttagtctcttaattttttttattaaatgactcatcacattattaaaaattaatataatacgTTATTCATATTTATCAATttcaataatataattaatacaaTTAGAATCTCAACCTATTTTAATACATACCACCATAGGCATAACTCTTATTTTACAGTATAAAAACTTCCGTAGCCCCCTCTCCTTCTACTATAAACCCCAAACCACGACAATTCACTACCACAACAAGACACAACACAATGCATAAGAGTCCCTCAGGTTCCACACTGGGCCCAGGTGGGCTCGACCTAACCCAGGCCTTCTTCAGGCCCATAACAAACGCCGCACCACCCTCGCCAACCAAGCGCCAAACCAAGATCTCCGTCATCGGCGTCGGCAACGTCGGCATGGCCATTGCTCAGACCATCCTCACTCAAGATCTCACCGACGAGCTCGTCCTCATCGACAACAAGGAGGACAAGCTCCGCGGCGAGATGCTCGACCTCCAGCACGCCGCCGCCTTCCTCCCCCGCACAAAGATCTACGCCTCCGTGGACTACGCCGTCACCGCCGGCTCCGACCTCTGCATAATCACCGCAGGCGCACGCCAGAACGCTGGCGAGTCAAGGCTGAACCTGCTCCAGAGGAACCTCGCGCTGTTCAAGAGCATTGTGCCGCCGCTTGCGCGGTACTCACCGCAGACGGTGCTGCTCATCGTTTCGAACCCCGTGGACGTTCTGACCTACTTGGCGTGGAAGCTCTCCGGTTTTCCATCGAATCGGGTTATCGGGTCGGGTACGAACTTGGACTCCTCAAGGTTCAGGTTCCTCATCGCCGATCATCTCGACGTCAACGCTCAGGACGTGCAGGTCACTCTCATTTtcctttttgtatttttaaattttttattattgtaatgTCTACATTACTGTATCCCGCAAATCTTGGGATACTTATGTCTCTTATTTCTCTTCTTGTTTTGGATGTGTTGCCGACTACTGCTTCATTTAAtgttaaaaaactaaaaatagaaaaaaaaaaacatgtagATAATTAAAGCCTTAAAGGAATGTTCTTGGCGAGTTAGATAACAGCTAATACTTGAAAGacaacaatttaaatttattttatttcatttaatatttatatttttatgtatataatatttataattataaatttattatattttttttggtgatttcattattatatttaatattattcaattatttcaatgataattaaaaaatataaaataaaataaataataattaaaaaattcaaaataaagtAACTTTAAACTGATTTTGTATTAtcttttgaatatttttgttaaaatgtTTTACTGCTGTAACAGACACATACTTCATATAGATTTATCTAACTATGCCCATTAAGGTATCAACGCATAATAGAGTTTGTATTGAAagattaaaaattctaaattttcaaaacatttcactagaaaatatttcattcaattactttctattttaaaaaattacaaattaaaactGTTAATTTGGTTCAAATTAAGAATGGCATTTGAAGTCTTCCTTAAAAAGGTCACTCAACATTTTAGTAATGACACTCAAAGTTTGGCTTGATGTATCTGATCAACTGATCATTCAAGCCAAGTTGTTAGATATGTTTAACATACATAGAAATGCTTGTTTTAAAATAAGAACATAATTATTATACAGTTTACAAAATGTAATTGTAATATGATTTTGTAGATACTAATTTACTAGAGAATGTAAAGTTTGTATGCTGTTATTGCATTTCTAGGCTTACATAGTGGGGGAACATGGGGATAGCTCGGTGGCTCTGTGGTCTAGCATCAGCATTGGTGGTGTTCCGGTTCTGAGCTTTTTGGAGAAACAGCAGATAGCATACGAGAAGGAAACATTAGAGAACATACACAAAGCAGTGATAGACAGCGCCTATGAAGTTATCAGCCTCAAAGGCTACACTTCTTGGGCCATTGGCTACTCTGTTGCTAGCTTGGCGCGCTCTATTCTCCGGGACCAAAGGAAGATCCACCCTGTCTCTGTTTTGGCAAAAGGCTTCTACGGCATTGGCAACGAAGTGTTCCTCAGCTTGCCAGCACAGCTTGGTCGCGGAGGAGTGTTGGGTGTGACCAATGTGCACTTGAATGAAGAGGAGTTACAAAGGCTCAGGGACTCTGCCAAGACCATACTTGAGGTGCAGACTCAGTTAGATCTTTGAATTTGTGTTCATCCTCCTTGAAGTGCCCTGTGGTTTATTAGCTAACTTATTTTGTACTTtaactttgttttgttttgatttGCATGGATTAGCCTAAGTGTTACATGTTAATTTTGACCCTTGCGGTCCGTCGTTTATGTTAATTTTGATACATGTTATTTCGGTCCTTTTTGTTGTTACATGTTAAGTCTAGCATGGTAGATCTAGtgatatgtatttttttatatgtttagccagtcaattaaaatttcaattgtTGTAATTCACTACCCGAAAAAAAGAGATTTAGCCACAAAAAATTACTCACAAATACATTAAAGTAACAAAGTTATACGTCAGTCCTTGAAATTTGCTTCGAACATTCATCCCTATAATTAGGTTTTATCAATTTGCCACAAATAACATTAACACTGACCTCCTTAACATAGAACCATTTATTCTCCATTTATATCAATAGAACCATTTATTCTCCATTTATATCAATATCAACATTTCCTCTGCCCCTGTATTCTATTTCTTTTCTCTCCTCCCTTCCCTGGGCTTATACAGTGACGAACGTAGAGAAATTTTATAATgggaataaaaatataataaaatatagttttaGATATATTTGTTTCTTCACACAGTACCCAATAAATTAagaactaattttttattaatttgagTTCTATTTAAGAATTTGTAATTGGCTAATGAATTATTACACATACAAGATAGAATTGGAACTCCTAATATTTGCTTAAGCGGACGACTAAGCTGTTTATTCGACCAACCTAAATTGgtttagatatatttaaaattttaaattagaactATTTATACATGTTGATAAAAACTAGAGATATACACACAATCACTTATTAtagtatttaaaataaaaaaataatttcacacacaatataatattcaaaataataaaagcaaTAATTTATAATGacattctttttatttttaacatgacaatattatttttttatatatattcttaaataattattttattttttattatctcatATTTAACTGTTAAGTCTATTTATTA
Above is a genomic segment from Arachis stenosperma cultivar V10309 chromosome 1, arast.V10309.gnm1.PFL2, whole genome shotgun sequence containing:
- the LOC130947395 gene encoding L-lactate dehydrogenase A codes for the protein MHKSPSGSTLGPGGLDLTQAFFRPITNAAPPSPTKRQTKISVIGVGNVGMAIAQTILTQDLTDELVLIDNKEDKLRGEMLDLQHAAAFLPRTKIYASVDYAVTAGSDLCIITAGARQNAGESRLNLLQRNLALFKSIVPPLARYSPQTVLLIVSNPVDVLTYLAWKLSGFPSNRVIGSGTNLDSSRFRFLIADHLDVNAQDVQAYIVGEHGDSSVALWSSISIGGVPVLSFLEKQQIAYEKETLENIHKAVIDSAYEVISLKGYTSWAIGYSVASLARSILRDQRKIHPVSVLAKGFYGIGNEVFLSLPAQLGRGGVLGVTNVHLNEEELQRLRDSAKTILEVQTQLDL